From one Rhizobium rosettiformans genomic stretch:
- a CDS encoding DUF922 domain-containing Zn-dependent protease: MKHSRRLRAAVIMAVLTGLSLPLSASADVVVQKSITYFQIGGRTAAELDAELSRKGPFTQSSGSRHPGATQIRFGGDLTYTRRGTRCAIDDVRVTVETKLILPRWKNRKRASTEMALLWDALSADIKRHEERHAEIARQHAKLLEQRLMKLRPERNCEILQDRVAVVTDEVTAAHDTAQMRFDRVEAKNFQDRMQRILRYRRESQENQ; this comes from the coding sequence ATGAAGCACTCCCGCCGTCTTCGGGCCGCCGTGATCATGGCAGTCCTGACCGGCCTATCCCTGCCGCTTTCGGCCAGCGCGGACGTCGTCGTCCAGAAGTCCATCACCTACTTTCAGATCGGCGGACGCACGGCAGCCGAACTCGATGCGGAACTGTCGCGCAAGGGGCCCTTCACCCAGTCAAGCGGCAGTCGCCATCCTGGTGCCACCCAGATCCGCTTCGGCGGCGACCTCACCTACACACGACGCGGGACCCGTTGCGCGATCGACGACGTGCGCGTCACCGTCGAAACAAAGCTCATCTTGCCGCGCTGGAAGAACCGCAAACGCGCCTCGACCGAGATGGCGCTCTTGTGGGATGCCCTATCGGCCGACATCAAGCGGCATGAAGAGCGTCATGCCGAAATCGCGCGCCAGCATGCAAAACTGCTCGAACAGAGGCTGATGAAGCTGCGGCCGGAGCGCAATTGCGAGATCCTGCAGGATCGGGTCGCAGTCGTCACCGACGAAGTGACAGCAGCCCATGACACGGCGCAGATGCGATTCGATCGTGTAGAGGCGAAGAATTTTCAGGACCGCATGCAGCGGATCCTGCGCTACCGCCGCGAATCCCAGGAAAATCAGTAG